The DNA window TCCTTCAGCAAAATTCTCAAAAATGTGCgagatattttttattatattattattttattgtattatattatattttattatatcatattatatcatatttttttattttattttacttctctttgtttttattcttatttttgtattatttttttttttcttttctattttatttatttatttattttttttttttttctagctGTTCCTTTAGAattgataataatttttcacaCATTCACATTAAcagttcatattttttttttttttttttttttaaacatttacagacatataataatactttttgaTATGTCGAGTAGCATGAAAGAAAGGGACTTTAAGCCAGATAGAATAAATGTTGTCCTGGAATGTGTAGAAGTAAAAATAGGAAAGAAAATTGCTCTTAGAGGGGCAAAGCGAAAAATTACAGATATATATAGtcacgtatgtatgtatatgtatatatatatatatatatatatatataatatgtgtgCATACTTATGTACACGTGTATGTATAAGTATGCATGTAATATCATTCCCTATTTGTGCACGTTCGTAGGCATtcttgaaaaatttttttttcaaaaatccTGTTGGGCATGTGGGAGTTGTAGCTTTAAAAAACAGTTCAGCAAAATTAATTCAATCATTAACATCAAATATAGATGACATATTAAGTTCATTGTTAAAGGAAAGAAGTAATGGTCTTCAAGGTTCACCATCACTACAAGAGGGCTTAGAAATTGCGCATGATTTATTAATTGATATGCCTATGTATGGAACGAaagaaatagtaataatgtaTAGTTCTATAAGAACatgtgataaaaataatatattaaatattttggaATTATTAGTAAAAAACAACATTTACGTAAATTGTATTTCTATTGCCCCagaaatgcatatattaaaatatatatgtgaacgAACAAAaggtatttataaaatatgtacaagtaaaaatgaattattaaatgaaataaatagtGTTGCAGAAACACCTTTATGGATGTTTGGAATGGAACCacaattaatacatatatgttttccagtaaaaaaaaaaataagtacacAAATAATGTGCTCTTGTCATAATAACCTAAACACagatacgtatatatgtaatttctGTAATAGCTATACATGCAAAATACCATCAAAATGTAAAGTATGTggtatacatttaatttctATGCATGATTTATCacatattacaaataatCTTCAAGAATCTCCtttatttattgaaatgaaaaatgaaaaaagtgcGCATTACTCTTGTTCATCATGCCATCAAAAACTTTATGAAAAAGTATCACAGTGTACTAAGTGTAAACATGTTTTTTGTGTTGAatgtgatatat is part of the Plasmodium malariae genome assembly, chromosome: 14 genome and encodes:
- the PmUG01_14031600 gene encoding general transcription factor IIH subunit 2, putative is translated as MQNTQSSENKATLVEEVVRDFDKNEVFEEITAKFTWEQDVERSWNLLVENNGVLQHVSQENLENNSKQKYKKDQIASLRKGIFRHIIILFDMSSSMKERDFKPDRINVVLESLKNSSAKLIQSLTSNIDDILSSLLKERSNGLQGSPSLQEGLEIAHDLLIDMPMYGTKEIVIMYSSIRTCDKNNILNILELLVKNNIYVNCISIAPEMHILKYICERTKGIYKICTSKNELLNEINSVAETPLWMFGMEPQLIHICFPVKKKISTQIMCSCHNNLNTDTYICNFCNSYTCKIPSKCKVCGIHLISMHDLSHITNNLQESPLFIEMKNEKSAHYSCSSCHQKLYEKVSQCTKCKHVFCVECDIFIHEDLNQCPFCLIHHS